The Halococcus agarilyticus genome includes a region encoding these proteins:
- a CDS encoding potassium channel family protein, with protein MRCVIVGYGRVGIRTAQILAEEGHSVLVIDDDPAKVERARETGFAVIEGDGAADEVLAEADLDTADAVAGLTGDPETNFAVCTTANDHGCRTVLRISEEFSEDVYQQYSEGVDEIVYPEQLGAAGAKTALLGGDFNVLADITEKLAATTLTVPEGSPAIGERVVSLDVPEAARIYAHGRAGEAMEIPLPRTAIEAGDQLAVVAEPDAVTVVRDRLRGDTGEA; from the coding sequence ATGAGATGTGTGATCGTCGGCTACGGTCGCGTCGGCATCCGGACCGCACAGATCCTCGCCGAAGAGGGGCATAGCGTGCTCGTGATCGACGACGATCCGGCGAAGGTCGAGCGCGCTCGCGAAACCGGCTTCGCGGTCATCGAGGGCGACGGCGCGGCGGACGAGGTACTCGCCGAGGCCGATCTCGACACCGCCGACGCGGTCGCGGGGCTCACGGGCGATCCCGAGACCAACTTCGCGGTGTGTACGACTGCGAACGATCACGGCTGTCGCACGGTGTTGCGGATCAGCGAGGAGTTCAGCGAGGACGTCTACCAGCAGTACAGCGAGGGCGTCGACGAGATCGTCTACCCCGAGCAGCTGGGGGCCGCGGGCGCGAAGACCGCACTCCTCGGGGGTGACTTCAACGTTCTCGCCGACATCACCGAGAAGCTCGCGGCGACCACCCTCACCGTTCCCGAGGGGTCGCCGGCGATCGGCGAGCGCGTCGTCAGCCTCGACGTCCCCGAGGCGGCGCGGATCTACGCCCACGGCCGGGCGGGCGAAGCGATGGAGATCCCGCTGCCGCGCACCGCGATCGAGGCCGGCGACCAGCTCGCAGTGGTCGCCGAGCCGGACGCCGTGACCGTCGTTCGCGACCGGCTCCGTGGGGACACGGGCGAGGCCTGA
- a CDS encoding aminotransferase class I/II-fold pyridoxal phosphate-dependent enzyme has product MEIEPFALERWFDEHEHDADIMLAESGIRSLDASRFDTDPGELGYVIPTDGDPDFRARVAERYDRSADDLLFTCGTQEANLLTVLATLDPGDHAVVVTPTYQSLHALPAAIADVTRVELAPPDWRLDVERVADAIKPDTRLVVVNNPNNPTGRYHSWDRVTALYDLAADNDAYLLCDEVYRLLADDPLPPVASLGEWGISTTSLTKAYGLAGLRFGWLCGPPEIAAAARRWKDYTTISPSIFGQHVARQALGREETILDENRAHARRNHEIVREFVDEHGLDWHDPVGVNGFPTIPDGFADAREFCRTVVDEESVVLAPGDVFGFDDRFRIGFGLPADELDEGLERVGRMIEARTTE; this is encoded by the coding sequence ATGGAGATCGAACCGTTCGCGCTCGAACGCTGGTTCGACGAGCACGAACACGACGCCGACATCATGCTCGCCGAGAGCGGCATCCGAAGCCTCGACGCCTCGCGCTTCGATACCGATCCCGGCGAACTCGGCTACGTGATCCCGACCGATGGCGACCCCGATTTCCGGGCGCGGGTCGCCGAGCGCTACGACCGCTCGGCCGACGACCTCCTCTTCACCTGTGGCACGCAGGAGGCCAATCTTCTCACTGTGCTCGCGACTCTCGACCCCGGCGATCACGCGGTGGTCGTGACCCCGACCTACCAGTCACTCCACGCGCTCCCCGCAGCGATCGCGGACGTCACCCGTGTCGAGCTCGCACCGCCTGACTGGCGACTCGATGTCGAGCGGGTCGCCGACGCGATCAAGCCAGACACCAGGCTCGTCGTGGTGAACAACCCGAACAACCCCACTGGACGGTATCACTCCTGGGATCGGGTGACGGCGCTCTACGATCTCGCGGCCGACAACGACGCCTACCTGCTCTGTGACGAGGTGTACCGCCTGCTCGCCGACGATCCCCTCCCGCCCGTGGCGAGCCTCGGCGAGTGGGGGATCTCCACGACGAGCCTCACGAAGGCCTACGGCCTCGCCGGGCTGCGCTTCGGCTGGCTGTGTGGCCCGCCCGAGATCGCCGCCGCGGCGCGGCGCTGGAAGGACTACACCACGATCTCGCCCTCGATCTTCGGCCAGCACGTCGCGCGCCAGGCGCTCGGCCGGGAAGAGACGATCCTCGACGAGAACCGCGCGCACGCCCGCCGGAACCACGAGATCGTCCGCGAGTTCGTCGACGAGCACGGGCTCGACTGGCACGATCCGGTGGGAGTGAACGGTTTTCCGACGATCCCGGACGGGTTCGCGGACGCCCGCGAGTTCTGCCGGACGGTGGTCGACGAGGAGAGCGTGGTGCTCGCGCCGGGCGACGTCTTCGGGTTCGACGACCGGTTCCGGATCGGGTTCGGGCTCCCGGCCGACGAGCTCGACGAGGGCCTCGAACGGGTCGGTCGGATGATCGAAGCACGAACGACCGAGTGA
- a CDS encoding translation initiation factor IF-5A: protein MAREQTQVRDLGEGSYVMIDDAPCRITAYSTAKPGKHGSAKARVEGKGVFDENKRNFTQPVDAKVWVPIIQRKQGQVVSVESDDVAQVMALDTYETFTITSGDSDLAPDDEIEYLEMDEQRKIV from the coding sequence ATGGCCAGAGAGCAGACGCAGGTTCGCGATCTCGGCGAAGGGAGCTACGTGATGATCGACGACGCGCCGTGCCGGATCACGGCGTACAGCACGGCGAAGCCGGGCAAGCACGGCAGCGCGAAGGCCCGCGTCGAGGGCAAGGGCGTCTTCGACGAGAACAAGCGCAACTTCACCCAACCCGTCGACGCGAAGGTCTGGGTGCCGATCATCCAGCGCAAGCAGGGCCAGGTCGTGAGCGTCGAGAGCGACGACGTCGCCCAGGTGATGGCGCTCGACACCTACGAGACGTTCACCATCACGAGCGGCGATTCCGACCTCGCGCCCGACGACGAGATCGAGTACCTCGAGATGGACGAGCAGCGCAAGATCGTCTGA
- a CDS encoding arginase family protein: MFPDASAERDDADYVLCGAPLDRSTTFQPGARFGPRRVRQFAETFDDYDRRTGRRFSELGVHDAGDLDAFEDVTEYLDFLAGTLSDADDDGAVPILVGGEHTVSAAGVRATEPDVFVCLDAHLDLRESYAGDEYSHATVTRHVLDVADRAVVLGARAGSEAEWERADADDVTVVPPEDVAGWSPDFDDATEVYCSLDIDAADPGFAPGTGTMEPFGLAPRELQSVVRSVAPHASGFDLVEVNDRDDGQAAALGAKLLREFVYSHADARLAD; encoded by the coding sequence GTGTTCCCCGACGCGAGCGCCGAGCGCGACGACGCCGACTACGTGCTTTGCGGCGCGCCGCTCGACCGCTCGACCACGTTCCAGCCGGGCGCGCGCTTCGGTCCCCGGCGGGTGCGTCAGTTCGCGGAAACCTTCGACGACTACGACCGCCGAACCGGTCGGCGCTTCTCCGAACTCGGGGTCCACGACGCGGGCGATCTCGACGCGTTCGAGGACGTCACGGAGTACCTCGACTTCCTCGCCGGCACCCTGTCGGACGCCGACGACGACGGGGCCGTGCCGATCCTCGTCGGCGGGGAACACACCGTGAGCGCCGCGGGCGTGCGCGCGACCGAGCCCGACGTGTTCGTCTGTCTCGACGCCCATCTCGACCTCAGAGAATCGTACGCGGGCGACGAGTACAGCCACGCCACCGTCACGCGCCACGTGCTCGACGTCGCCGATCGAGCCGTCGTCCTCGGCGCGCGCGCCGGCAGCGAGGCAGAGTGGGAGCGTGCCGACGCGGACGACGTTACAGTAGTGCCGCCCGAAGACGTCGCTGGCTGGAGTCCCGACTTCGACGACGCAACCGAGGTCTACTGCAGCCTCGACATCGACGCCGCCGATCCCGGGTTCGCACCGGGGACCGGCACGATGGAGCCGTTCGGCCTCGCACCCCGCGAACTCCAGTCGGTCGTCCGATCGGTCGCTCCCCACGCATCGGGGTTCGATCTCGTCGAGGTCAACGACCGCGACGACGGCCAGGCCGCCGCGCTCGGGGCGAAACTCCTCCGGGAGTTCGTCTACAGCCACGCCGACGCGCGGCTCGCCGACTGA
- a CDS encoding Nif3-like dinuclear metal center hexameric protein, whose product MNLSTFCGRLDDRLRTDAYADLDASANGLQVGPDGSGRADPPIERAAFAVDAAVETAERAADADADVLCVHHGLFWGGFERATGSTYDRLAPFFANDLALYVSHLPLDGHPEIGNAAGLADALGLGDREPFGTLGPEHIGLQGRAPDGFEPDELHDRLAAECDPERGVRHLDFGPDRIENVVIATGSAADWLDEAVAAGADAFVTGEGKQAVYHEAREAGVHVYLAGHYATETFGVRSLQSLSEEWGVETTFLDCPTGL is encoded by the coding sequence GTGAACCTCTCGACGTTCTGCGGCCGACTCGACGACCGGCTTCGCACCGACGCGTACGCCGATCTCGACGCGAGCGCGAACGGGCTCCAGGTCGGGCCCGACGGCTCGGGGAGAGCGGACCCTCCGATCGAGCGCGCGGCGTTCGCGGTGGATGCGGCGGTCGAGACCGCCGAACGCGCTGCCGACGCGGACGCCGACGTGCTCTGTGTCCACCACGGGCTGTTCTGGGGCGGGTTCGAGCGCGCCACCGGCTCCACCTACGACCGGCTCGCGCCCTTCTTCGCGAACGATCTCGCCCTCTACGTCTCGCATCTCCCGCTCGATGGCCACCCCGAGATCGGCAACGCCGCCGGGCTCGCCGACGCGCTCGGTCTCGGCGATCGGGAGCCGTTCGGCACGCTCGGCCCCGAGCACATCGGCCTTCAGGGGCGTGCGCCCGACGGGTTCGAGCCCGACGAACTCCACGACCGACTCGCCGCCGAGTGCGACCCCGAACGCGGCGTCCGCCATCTCGACTTCGGTCCCGACCGGATCGAGAACGTCGTGATCGCCACCGGCAGTGCAGCGGACTGGCTCGACGAGGCGGTCGCGGCCGGTGCGGACGCGTTCGTCACCGGCGAGGGCAAACAGGCAGTCTACCACGAGGCACGCGAGGCCGGGGTCCACGTCTATCTCGCGGGCCACTACGCGACCGAAACCTTTGGAGTGCGCTCGCTGCAGTCTCTCAGCGAGGAGTGGGGAGTCGAGACGACGTTTCTCGACTGCCCGACGGGGCTCTGA
- a CDS encoding deoxyhypusine synthase yields MADDTDEGADVPPREEFRHDPIEHATVQEGMTVGQLVDEYGKAGIGAGALHEAVDITAAMFDDDVTTFVGLAGAMVPAGMRRIVADLIRDGHIDVLVTTGANLTHDAIEAIGGKHHHGREHGDGTAREHDETLRDEWVDRIYDVYLPQEHFTLLEEHLRSEVFPEIEKRVTIQRLTDELGRANAAVNDREDIEEGAGIAATAHEHDVPIYAPAIQDSVLGLQAWLYSQTTDFALDALGDMSGLNDIAYEAESTGALVIGGGVPKNFVLQTMLVAPDAYDYAVQLTMDPEHAGGLSGATLEEARSWGKLEKAARNASVYADATITLPLLVAGARERVDGQ; encoded by the coding sequence ATGGCCGACGACACCGACGAGGGAGCGGACGTCCCGCCACGCGAGGAGTTCCGCCACGATCCGATCGAACACGCCACCGTCCAAGAAGGGATGACCGTCGGACAACTCGTCGATGAATACGGCAAGGCGGGCATCGGTGCGGGCGCGCTCCACGAGGCAGTCGACATCACCGCCGCGATGTTCGATGACGATGTGACGACGTTCGTCGGGCTCGCGGGCGCGATGGTTCCCGCGGGAATGCGCCGAATCGTGGCGGACCTGATTCGGGACGGGCATATCGACGTGCTCGTGACCACCGGCGCGAACCTGACCCACGACGCGATCGAGGCGATCGGCGGCAAACACCACCACGGCCGTGAGCACGGGGACGGAACCGCTCGTGAGCACGACGAGACGCTGCGCGACGAGTGGGTCGACCGGATCTACGACGTCTACCTTCCCCAGGAGCACTTCACGCTGCTCGAAGAGCACCTCCGGAGCGAGGTCTTCCCCGAAATCGAGAAACGGGTGACGATCCAGCGACTGACCGACGAGCTGGGGCGAGCGAACGCGGCGGTGAACGACCGCGAGGACATCGAGGAGGGGGCGGGGATCGCGGCGACCGCCCACGAGCACGACGTGCCGATCTACGCGCCCGCGATTCAGGACTCCGTTCTCGGCCTTCAGGCGTGGCTGTACTCCCAGACCACGGACTTCGCGCTCGACGCGCTCGGCGACATGTCCGGACTGAACGACATCGCGTACGAAGCCGAGAGCACGGGCGCGCTGGTGATCGGCGGGGGCGTCCCGAAGAACTTCGTCCTCCAGACGATGCTGGTCGCTCCCGACGCCTACGACTACGCCGTCCAGTTGACGATGGACCCCGAGCACGCCGGCGGGCTCTCTGGGGCGACCCTGGAGGAGGCCCGGTCGTGGGGAAAACTGGAGAAAGCAGCCAGGAACGCGAGCGTCTACGCCGATGCGACGATCACGCTGCCACTCTTGGTGGCGGGGGCGCGCGAACGGGTCGACGGACAGTAG
- a CDS encoding rhodanese-like domain-containing protein, producing MSTLERSAWGLVEEAERDVESISVDEFEAELAAVETIALDIRDIREVWIEGSIPDAEHAPRGMLEFWADPETKYYKEFFEPDRRYVLYCNEAGRSALAAKRLAEMGYTDVAHLDGGFTAWQEAGSEIVDVPQKDYKG from the coding sequence ATGAGCACTCTCGAACGATCGGCGTGGGGACTCGTCGAGGAGGCCGAACGCGACGTCGAATCGATCTCGGTCGACGAGTTCGAAGCCGAACTCGCCGCCGTCGAGACGATTGCTCTCGACATCCGCGACATCCGCGAGGTCTGGATCGAGGGGTCGATCCCCGACGCTGAGCACGCTCCGAGAGGTATGCTCGAGTTCTGGGCCGACCCGGAAACGAAGTACTACAAGGAGTTCTTCGAGCCCGATCGGCGATACGTCCTCTACTGCAACGAGGCCGGCCGGTCGGCACTCGCCGCCAAACGCCTCGCCGAGATGGGATACACTGACGTCGCCCATCTCGACGGTGGGTTCACCGCGTGGCAGGAAGCCGGTAGTGAGATCGTCGACGTTCCGCAGAAGGATTACAAGGGCTGA
- a CDS encoding SDR family oxidoreductase: MILVTGATGTVGSAVVAALSGSDDRVRVATRDVAAVRDELADVDDYTRFDFTHPETWGPTLVDVDRLFLVRPPAVGVDRVREFVDAAARIGVEHVVYLSVLGAEKNPILPHRRIERHIESSGVAHTFLRASFFMQNLAEVHRRDIVEHDKIFVPAGTGKTSFVDARDVGAVAALALTEPGHDGRAHDLTGAEALAYADVADVFSGVLGRRITYADPSVVAFVRRLRSRGTPLPFVVVMLGIYTTARLGLAARVTRDVETLLDREPIAMRQFVAEHADAFRE; this comes from the coding sequence ATGATTCTCGTCACCGGCGCGACGGGCACCGTCGGTTCGGCCGTCGTCGCAGCACTCTCGGGGAGCGACGATCGGGTTCGCGTCGCCACCAGGGACGTGGCCGCGGTGCGGGACGAACTGGCGGACGTCGACGACTACACCAGGTTCGACTTCACACACCCGGAGACGTGGGGGCCGACGCTGGTCGACGTCGACCGACTGTTTCTCGTTCGGCCGCCGGCGGTCGGGGTGGATCGGGTCCGGGAGTTCGTCGACGCTGCCGCCCGCATCGGTGTCGAGCACGTCGTCTACCTCTCGGTCCTCGGGGCGGAGAAGAACCCGATCTTGCCCCATCGACGGATCGAGCGTCACATCGAGTCATCGGGCGTCGCGCACACGTTCCTCCGGGCGTCGTTTTTCATGCAGAACCTCGCCGAGGTGCATCGGCGCGACATCGTCGAACACGACAAGATCTTCGTTCCGGCAGGGACCGGGAAAACGAGCTTCGTCGACGCGCGCGACGTCGGGGCCGTGGCCGCGCTCGCGCTCACGGAACCGGGCCACGACGGTCGCGCCCACGATCTCACCGGGGCGGAAGCGCTCGCCTACGCCGACGTGGCCGACGTGTTCTCCGGGGTGCTGGGTCGTCGGATCACCTACGCCGATCCCTCGGTGGTCGCGTTCGTCCGCCGGCTGCGGTCGCGGGGAACGCCGCTCCCGTTCGTCGTCGTGATGCTCGGGATCTACACGACCGCGAGGCTGGGGCTCGCAGCGCGGGTGACGCGGGACGTCGAAACCCTGCTCGATCGAGAGCCGATCGCCATGCGGCAGTTCGTCGCGGAGCACGCCGACGCGTTCCGCGAGTGA
- a CDS encoding cupin domain-containing protein, whose amino-acid sequence MEKVAIDEVDVVNNPLGVHSIRKPVSQALGTDDFAMNYFELEPGESFSGGLHTHHDQEEVFYVQDGEATFEVGREREEVSVAAGECIRFAPGEFQMGTNESDERTIGFALGAPKARHDFEEMESIVPCRECGEETAHELDLTDEGAFHLTCTECGTEFTMG is encoded by the coding sequence ATGGAGAAAGTCGCGATCGACGAGGTCGACGTCGTCAACAACCCGCTCGGTGTGCATTCGATCCGCAAGCCAGTCTCGCAGGCGCTCGGGACCGACGACTTCGCGATGAACTACTTCGAGCTCGAACCCGGCGAGTCCTTTTCGGGCGGGCTCCACACCCACCACGATCAGGAGGAAGTCTTCTACGTCCAAGACGGCGAGGCGACGTTCGAGGTGGGCCGCGAGCGCGAGGAAGTGTCGGTCGCGGCGGGCGAGTGCATCAGATTTGCCCCCGGCGAGTTCCAGATGGGGACCAACGAATCCGACGAGCGCACGATCGGGTTCGCGCTCGGCGCGCCGAAGGCTCGCCACGACTTCGAGGAGATGGAGTCGATCGTCCCGTGTCGCGAGTGCGGCGAGGAGACTGCTCACGAACTCGACCTCACCGACGAGGGGGCCTTCCATCTGACCTGCACGGAGTGTGGCACCGAGTTCACGATGGGGTAG
- a CDS encoding nucleic acid-binding protein: MTLAAVADTGPLIHLAEVDALSLLSTIDDLSVPKIVHDELTVGGVPNELGDVEYALVDVTVDERETDRLDPGETAALAIAAERDAVLLTDDLAAREAAAEAGIEVHGSIGVIALGHARRRLDRDEAAALMRALQRETSLFVTDAVIERGIEMLDEQS; encoded by the coding sequence GTGACGCTCGCGGCGGTCGCTGACACGGGGCCACTCATCCATCTAGCGGAAGTCGATGCGCTTTCGTTGCTGTCCACTATCGACGATCTCTCCGTTCCGAAAATCGTCCACGACGAACTCACTGTCGGTGGAGTGCCGAACGAGCTCGGCGACGTGGAGTACGCTCTCGTGGACGTGACTGTGGACGAACGCGAAACCGATCGGTTGGACCCCGGCGAAACGGCTGCGCTGGCCATCGCAGCGGAGCGCGATGCTGTGCTACTGACTGACGACCTGGCCGCCCGCGAAGCCGCTGCCGAGGCCGGGATTGAGGTCCACGGCTCCATCGGTGTCATCGCACTCGGTCACGCCCGCAGACGTCTCGATCGCGACGAGGCGGCAGCGCTCATGAGAGCCCTTCAGCGCGAGACGAGTCTCTTCGTGACCGACGCCGTTATCGAGCGCGGTATCGAAATGCTGGACGAACAGTCGTAA
- a CDS encoding cupin domain-containing protein: MEHEKVDLEAKFAQFDEQWSPKLVGELNGQAVKLAKLEGEFVWHHHDEADELFLVLDGHLTIELREENVALDESECFIVPRGVEHRPVADGEAHVLLFEPAATRNTGNVENERTADTESI; encoded by the coding sequence ATGGAACACGAGAAAGTCGATCTCGAAGCGAAATTCGCCCAGTTCGACGAACAGTGGTCGCCGAAGCTCGTCGGCGAACTCAACGGCCAGGCGGTCAAACTCGCCAAGCTGGAGGGTGAGTTCGTCTGGCACCATCACGACGAGGCCGACGAGCTGTTCCTCGTGCTCGACGGCCACCTCACGATCGAACTTCGAGAGGAGAACGTCGCCCTCGACGAGAGCGAGTGCTTCATCGTCCCGCGCGGCGTCGAGCACAGGCCCGTCGCGGACGGCGAGGCGCACGTCCTGCTGTTCGAGCCCGCCGCAACCCGGAACACCGGCAACGTCGAGAACGAACGCACTGCCGACACCGAGTCGATCTGA
- a CDS encoding gamma carbonic anhydrase family protein: MTGRYAFEGTEPDIDPAAHVSHGATLVGDVAVGAHASVWPGVVLRGDVAPVRVGEHAHVGDNAVLHASTAGDRVMIGHGAVLNDAVVEDGALVGFNATINSEVTVGATSIVASGTTVPEGYDIPPESFVRGVPATVTPLTETTLDPETIFEAHSSGAYTDLAERHDDLFD; the protein is encoded by the coding sequence ATGACGGGTCGCTACGCGTTCGAGGGAACGGAGCCCGACATCGATCCCGCTGCCCACGTCAGTCACGGCGCGACGCTGGTCGGTGACGTCGCGGTCGGTGCGCACGCGAGCGTCTGGCCGGGCGTCGTGCTGCGGGGCGACGTCGCGCCCGTCCGGGTCGGCGAGCACGCACACGTCGGCGACAACGCGGTGTTGCACGCCTCGACCGCGGGCGATCGGGTGATGATCGGCCACGGTGCGGTGCTCAACGATGCCGTCGTCGAGGACGGTGCGCTCGTGGGATTCAACGCGACCATCAACTCCGAGGTCACGGTCGGGGCCACCAGCATCGTCGCCAGCGGGACCACCGTCCCGGAAGGGTACGACATCCCACCGGAGTCGTTCGTCCGCGGCGTCCCCGCAACCGTGACCCCGCTCACCGAGACCACGCTTGATCCCGAGACGATCTTCGAAGCTCACTCCTCGGGAGCGTACACCGACCTCGCCGAACGCCACGACGACCTCTTTGACTGA
- a CDS encoding SOS response-associated peptidase has translation MCGRYTIFTPPDDLEDRFGATARRSLEPRYNAAPGQKLPVITNDAPETIDHLQWGLIPGWADDPSIGNRLINARAETVDEKRSFRAAYERRRCLVLADGFYEWTETDAGKQPYRVMLADGEPFALAGLWERWQPPQKQTGLDEFDDGDPDTKADPVETFTIVTTEPNSVIEPLHDRMAVVLPPDGEQRWLDGEADGKELLEPYQAEEMRAYPVSTAVNNPSNDSPALVEEVDAPA, from the coding sequence ATGTGCGGACGCTACACCATCTTCACGCCACCGGATGATCTTGAGGACCGATTCGGTGCGACCGCCAGACGGTCGCTGGAGCCGCGATACAATGCCGCACCCGGCCAGAAGCTACCGGTCATCACGAACGACGCACCCGAAACCATCGACCACCTCCAGTGGGGGCTGATCCCAGGATGGGCCGACGATCCGAGTATCGGGAACCGTCTCATCAACGCCCGCGCGGAGACCGTCGACGAAAAACGGAGTTTTCGGGCTGCGTACGAGCGTCGGCGGTGTCTGGTGCTTGCCGACGGGTTCTACGAGTGGACCGAAACCGACGCGGGCAAACAGCCCTACCGCGTCATGCTCGCCGACGGCGAGCCGTTCGCGCTCGCTGGACTGTGGGAGCGCTGGCAGCCGCCGCAAAAACAGACGGGCCTCGACGAGTTCGACGACGGCGATCCCGACACCAAGGCCGACCCGGTCGAGACGTTCACGATCGTCACGACCGAACCCAATTCGGTGATCGAACCGCTCCACGACCGGATGGCAGTCGTACTCCCGCCCGACGGCGAGCAGCGGTGGCTCGACGGTGAGGCCGATGGGAAGGAACTTCTCGAACCGTACCAAGCCGAGGAGATGCGTGCGTACCCGGTCTCGACCGCCGTGAACAACCCCTCGAACGATTCGCCCGCACTCGTCGAGGAAGTCGACGCACCCGCCTGA
- a CDS encoding DsbA family protein, producing the protein MQIDRRAFLASAVAAGVLAGCLGSGGGAGTSDDGNESDAGNAGGAASTTAGGQAGGTTQPTTAVATEPTSTPTEASADGTPSTTDGPSTNGTAATQPPAASIDHPALAALAGQPYRGPTPGTAPGLIVAFEDPSCHNCERFNTGTLPTLESELVEPGEATYVYRNFPHAYEWGKPAMQALEATYARSESAFWGLKTHYFETQGEFSGSNVLDRTQEYLASETDLDAAAVVADAEAKEFDAAFQRDVDAGESAGVVSTPTFYLFSEGEFLTEIRGAQSYEVFKQALGV; encoded by the coding sequence ATGCAGATAGATCGGCGGGCGTTCCTCGCGAGCGCCGTGGCGGCCGGCGTGCTGGCCGGCTGTCTCGGTAGTGGCGGGGGAGCCGGCACGAGTGACGACGGGAACGAAAGCGATGCTGGGAACGCCGGCGGGGCGGCGAGCACGACGGCCGGTGGCCAGGCAGGTGGCACGACCCAACCGACGACTGCTGTCGCCACCGAGCCGACTTCAACCCCGACCGAAGCGTCGGCGGACGGAACCCCATCGACAACCGACGGACCATCGACGAACGGCACGGCGGCCACCCAGCCGCCCGCCGCGAGCATCGATCATCCGGCGCTCGCGGCGCTCGCCGGCCAGCCGTACCGCGGCCCGACGCCCGGCACGGCCCCGGGCCTCATCGTCGCCTTCGAGGACCCGTCCTGTCACAACTGCGAACGATTCAACACCGGCACGCTCCCGACGCTCGAATCGGAGCTCGTCGAGCCCGGCGAGGCGACCTACGTCTACCGGAACTTCCCCCATGCCTACGAGTGGGGCAAGCCCGCGATGCAGGCGCTCGAAGCCACCTACGCCCGGAGCGAGTCGGCGTTCTGGGGGCTGAAGACCCACTACTTCGAAACACAGGGGGAGTTCTCGGGGTCGAACGTTCTCGACCGCACCCAGGAGTACCTCGCGAGCGAAACCGATCTCGACGCCGCGGCGGTCGTCGCGGACGCCGAGGCCAAGGAGTTCGACGCGGCGTTCCAGCGCGACGTCGACGCCGGCGAGAGCGCTGGCGTGGTGAGCACGCCCACCTTTTACCTCTTCAGCGAGGGCGAGTTCCTGACCGAGATCCGGGGCGCACAGAGCTACGAAGTGTTCAAGCAGGCGCTGGGAGTCTGA